Proteins from a genomic interval of Gossypium hirsutum isolate 1008001.06 chromosome A09, Gossypium_hirsutum_v2.1, whole genome shotgun sequence:
- the LOC107888469 gene encoding transcription factor PIF4 isoform X3, producing the protein MNHCSSDWNFDSDLPISNQKKLLGQDNELVELLWQNGKVVLQSQTHKKQDDETVSWIQNPFEESFEKEMFSNFFSEFPAYDPMDHQHEQQEDDKSLKHKNNLMQREVNELSGMAIGSSHCGSNQVRNDGDLSRGSSNGIGTTSTGLSVGTSKDDEDDYNGGQVENEKGTSVGVTSSQKRKNGDGREDYECQSEFAEDKPVRRSGSYRRRSRAAEVHNLSERRRRDRINEKMRALQELIPHCNKTDKASMLDEAIEYLKSLQSQLQVMWMGNGMAPMMFPGIQHYMSPMAMGTAPPTMPSIQNQRFIQNPTFSEQYARFLGFQHMQTASQPINMFGYGSQTTPQSPTVLGFSNGSNQLNGGITAANNTSLSGKIGVQGNKRS; encoded by the exons ATGAACCACTGTAGTTCAGATTGGAATTTTGATTCTGATCTTCCAATCTCCAATCAAAAAAAACTCTTGGG TCAAGATAATGAACTAGTAGAGCTTTTATGGCAGAATGGGAAGGTAGTTTTGCAAAGCCAAACTCATAAGAAACAAGATGATGAAACAGTCTCGTGGATCCAAAACCCTTTTGAGGAATCATTTGAGAAAGAGATGTTTTCCAACTTTTTCTCTGAATTTCCAGCTTATGATCCCATGGATCACCAACATGAACAACAAGAGGATGATAAAAGTTTAAAACATAAGAACAATTTGATGCAAAGAGAAGTTAATGAACTTTCAGGAATGGCAATTGGGTCAAGCCATTGTGGAAGCAATCAAGTTCGAAATGATGGAGATCTTAGCAGAGGATCAAGCAATGGAATTGGAACTACATCCACTGGTTTATCTGTAGGGACATCTaaagatgatgaagatgattaTAATGGTGGCCAAGTTGAAAATGAGAAAGGAACTTCAGTTGGAGTCACTAGTAGCCAGAAAAGGAAGAACGGAGATGGTAGGGAAGATTATGAGTGTCAAAGTGAG TTTGCTGAAGATAAGCCAGTCCGACGATCTGGGTCTtatcgtcgccggagtcgagctgcCGAAGTTCATAATTTATCGGAGAGG AGAAGAAGGGATAGGATCAATGAGAAGATGAGAGCATTACAAGAGCTCATCCCTCACTGCAATAAG ACAGATAAAGCATCTATGCTAGATGAGGCCATTGAATATTTGAAGTCACTTCAATCACAACTTCAG GTCATGTGGATGGGAAATGGGATGGCCCCAATGATGTTCCCTGGAATCCAACATTATATGTCCCCCATGGCAATGGGAACAGCTCCACCTACAATGCCTTCAATTCAAAACCAACGTTTTATTCAAAATCCCACTTTTTCTGAACAATATGCACGTTTTTTAGGCTTTCAACATATGCAAACAGCTTCTCAG CCAATTAATATGTTTGGTTATGGCTCCCAAACTACACCTCAAAGTCCCACGGTATTAGGCTTTAGCAATGGCAGTAACCAACTCAATGGAGGAATAACTGCTGCCAATAACACTTCTCTAAGTGGCAAGATAG GGGTTCAAGGAAACAAAAGATCTTAG
- the LOC107888469 gene encoding transcription factor PIF4 isoform X2: MNHCSSDWNFDSDLPISNQKKLLGQDNELVELLWQNGKVVLQSQTHKKQDDETVSWIQNPFEESFEKEMFSNFFSEFPAYDPMDHQHEQQEDDKSLKHKNNLMQREVNELSGMAIGSSHCGSNQVRNDGDLSRGSSNGIGTTSTGLSVGTSKDDEDDYNGGQVENEKGTSVGVTSSQKRKNGDGREDYECQSEFAEDKPVRRSGSYRRRSRAAEVHNLSERRRRDRINEKMRALQELIPHCNKTDKASMLDEAIEYLKSLQSQLQVMWMGNGMAPMMFPGIQHYMSPMAMGTAPPTMPSIQNQRFIQNPTFSEQYARFLGFQHMQTASQPINMFGYGSQTTPQSPTVLGFSNGSNQLNGGITAANNTSLSGKIGGEVQLECKTTANLGFN; encoded by the exons ATGAACCACTGTAGTTCAGATTGGAATTTTGATTCTGATCTTCCAATCTCCAATCAAAAAAAACTCTTGGG TCAAGATAATGAACTAGTAGAGCTTTTATGGCAGAATGGGAAGGTAGTTTTGCAAAGCCAAACTCATAAGAAACAAGATGATGAAACAGTCTCGTGGATCCAAAACCCTTTTGAGGAATCATTTGAGAAAGAGATGTTTTCCAACTTTTTCTCTGAATTTCCAGCTTATGATCCCATGGATCACCAACATGAACAACAAGAGGATGATAAAAGTTTAAAACATAAGAACAATTTGATGCAAAGAGAAGTTAATGAACTTTCAGGAATGGCAATTGGGTCAAGCCATTGTGGAAGCAATCAAGTTCGAAATGATGGAGATCTTAGCAGAGGATCAAGCAATGGAATTGGAACTACATCCACTGGTTTATCTGTAGGGACATCTaaagatgatgaagatgattaTAATGGTGGCCAAGTTGAAAATGAGAAAGGAACTTCAGTTGGAGTCACTAGTAGCCAGAAAAGGAAGAACGGAGATGGTAGGGAAGATTATGAGTGTCAAAGTGAG TTTGCTGAAGATAAGCCAGTCCGACGATCTGGGTCTtatcgtcgccggagtcgagctgcCGAAGTTCATAATTTATCGGAGAGG AGAAGAAGGGATAGGATCAATGAGAAGATGAGAGCATTACAAGAGCTCATCCCTCACTGCAATAAG ACAGATAAAGCATCTATGCTAGATGAGGCCATTGAATATTTGAAGTCACTTCAATCACAACTTCAG GTCATGTGGATGGGAAATGGGATGGCCCCAATGATGTTCCCTGGAATCCAACATTATATGTCCCCCATGGCAATGGGAACAGCTCCACCTACAATGCCTTCAATTCAAAACCAACGTTTTATTCAAAATCCCACTTTTTCTGAACAATATGCACGTTTTTTAGGCTTTCAACATATGCAAACAGCTTCTCAG CCAATTAATATGTTTGGTTATGGCTCCCAAACTACACCTCAAAGTCCCACGGTATTAGGCTTTAGCAATGGCAGTAACCAACTCAATGGAGGAATAACTGCTGCCAATAACACTTCTCTAAGTGGCAAGATAG GTGGAGAGGTTCAACTTGAGTGCAAAACCACTGCCAATCTGGGATTTAACTGA
- the LOC107888469 gene encoding transcription factor PIF4 isoform X1 — MNHCSSDWNFDSDLPISNQKKLLGQDNELVELLWQNGKVVLQSQTHKKQDDETVSWIQNPFEESFEKEMFSNFFSEFPAYDPMDHQHEQQEDDKSLKHKNNLMQREVNELSGMAIGSSHCGSNQVRNDGDLSRGSSNGIGTTSTGLSVGTSKDDEDDYNGGQVENEKGTSVGVTSSQKRKNGDGREDYECQSEFAEDKPVRRSGSYRRRSRAAEVHNLSERRRRDRINEKMRALQELIPHCNKTDKASMLDEAIEYLKSLQSQLQVMWMGNGMAPMMFPGIQHYMSPMAMGTAPPTMPSIQNQRFIQNPTFSEQYARFLGFQHMQTASQPINMFGYGSQTTPQSPTVLGFSNGSNQLNGGITAANNTSLSGKIGKVLNYFCISYIYIHIQVKVL; from the exons ATGAACCACTGTAGTTCAGATTGGAATTTTGATTCTGATCTTCCAATCTCCAATCAAAAAAAACTCTTGGG TCAAGATAATGAACTAGTAGAGCTTTTATGGCAGAATGGGAAGGTAGTTTTGCAAAGCCAAACTCATAAGAAACAAGATGATGAAACAGTCTCGTGGATCCAAAACCCTTTTGAGGAATCATTTGAGAAAGAGATGTTTTCCAACTTTTTCTCTGAATTTCCAGCTTATGATCCCATGGATCACCAACATGAACAACAAGAGGATGATAAAAGTTTAAAACATAAGAACAATTTGATGCAAAGAGAAGTTAATGAACTTTCAGGAATGGCAATTGGGTCAAGCCATTGTGGAAGCAATCAAGTTCGAAATGATGGAGATCTTAGCAGAGGATCAAGCAATGGAATTGGAACTACATCCACTGGTTTATCTGTAGGGACATCTaaagatgatgaagatgattaTAATGGTGGCCAAGTTGAAAATGAGAAAGGAACTTCAGTTGGAGTCACTAGTAGCCAGAAAAGGAAGAACGGAGATGGTAGGGAAGATTATGAGTGTCAAAGTGAG TTTGCTGAAGATAAGCCAGTCCGACGATCTGGGTCTtatcgtcgccggagtcgagctgcCGAAGTTCATAATTTATCGGAGAGG AGAAGAAGGGATAGGATCAATGAGAAGATGAGAGCATTACAAGAGCTCATCCCTCACTGCAATAAG ACAGATAAAGCATCTATGCTAGATGAGGCCATTGAATATTTGAAGTCACTTCAATCACAACTTCAG GTCATGTGGATGGGAAATGGGATGGCCCCAATGATGTTCCCTGGAATCCAACATTATATGTCCCCCATGGCAATGGGAACAGCTCCACCTACAATGCCTTCAATTCAAAACCAACGTTTTATTCAAAATCCCACTTTTTCTGAACAATATGCACGTTTTTTAGGCTTTCAACATATGCAAACAGCTTCTCAG CCAATTAATATGTTTGGTTATGGCTCCCAAACTACACCTCAAAGTCCCACGGTATTAGGCTTTAGCAATGGCAGTAACCAACTCAATGGAGGAATAACTGCTGCCAATAACACTTCTCTAAGTGGCAAGATAGGTAAGGTTCTCAATTATTTTTGTATaagttacatatatatacatatacaggtaaaagtattatga
- the LOC107888469 gene encoding transcription factor PIF4 isoform X4, which translates to MNHCSSDWNFDSDLPISNQKKLLGQDNELVELLWQNGKVVLQSQTHKKQDDETVSWIQNPFEESFEKEMFSNFFSEFPAYDPMDHQHEQQEDDKSLKHKNNLMQREVNELSGMAIGSSHCGSNQVRNDGDLSRGSSNGIGTTSTGLSVGTSKDDEDDYNGGQVENEKGTSVGVTSSQKRKNGDGREDYECQSEFAEDKPVRRSGSYRRRSRAAEVHNLSERRRRDRINEKMRALQELIPHCNKTDKASMLDEAIEYLKSLQSQLQVMWMGNGMAPMMFPGIQHYMSPMAMGTAPPTMPSIQNQRFIQNPTFSEQYARFLGFQHMQTASQPINMFGYGSQTTPQSPTVLGFSNGSNQLNGGITAANNTSLSGKIGDPQT; encoded by the exons ATGAACCACTGTAGTTCAGATTGGAATTTTGATTCTGATCTTCCAATCTCCAATCAAAAAAAACTCTTGGG TCAAGATAATGAACTAGTAGAGCTTTTATGGCAGAATGGGAAGGTAGTTTTGCAAAGCCAAACTCATAAGAAACAAGATGATGAAACAGTCTCGTGGATCCAAAACCCTTTTGAGGAATCATTTGAGAAAGAGATGTTTTCCAACTTTTTCTCTGAATTTCCAGCTTATGATCCCATGGATCACCAACATGAACAACAAGAGGATGATAAAAGTTTAAAACATAAGAACAATTTGATGCAAAGAGAAGTTAATGAACTTTCAGGAATGGCAATTGGGTCAAGCCATTGTGGAAGCAATCAAGTTCGAAATGATGGAGATCTTAGCAGAGGATCAAGCAATGGAATTGGAACTACATCCACTGGTTTATCTGTAGGGACATCTaaagatgatgaagatgattaTAATGGTGGCCAAGTTGAAAATGAGAAAGGAACTTCAGTTGGAGTCACTAGTAGCCAGAAAAGGAAGAACGGAGATGGTAGGGAAGATTATGAGTGTCAAAGTGAG TTTGCTGAAGATAAGCCAGTCCGACGATCTGGGTCTtatcgtcgccggagtcgagctgcCGAAGTTCATAATTTATCGGAGAGG AGAAGAAGGGATAGGATCAATGAGAAGATGAGAGCATTACAAGAGCTCATCCCTCACTGCAATAAG ACAGATAAAGCATCTATGCTAGATGAGGCCATTGAATATTTGAAGTCACTTCAATCACAACTTCAG GTCATGTGGATGGGAAATGGGATGGCCCCAATGATGTTCCCTGGAATCCAACATTATATGTCCCCCATGGCAATGGGAACAGCTCCACCTACAATGCCTTCAATTCAAAACCAACGTTTTATTCAAAATCCCACTTTTTCTGAACAATATGCACGTTTTTTAGGCTTTCAACATATGCAAACAGCTTCTCAG CCAATTAATATGTTTGGTTATGGCTCCCAAACTACACCTCAAAGTCCCACGGTATTAGGCTTTAGCAATGGCAGTAACCAACTCAATGGAGGAATAACTGCTGCCAATAACACTTCTCTAAGTGGCAAGATAG